A genome region from Fusarium musae strain F31 chromosome 5, whole genome shotgun sequence includes the following:
- a CDS encoding hypothetical protein (EggNog:ENOG41), which yields MPAYDDSELHTPNSPSTLRKMSNMNNGEGNGEGHHDSLAIPGDDANGPQEIPATRSSISEAAKYMHNLSVSPSMRDRRSSRNSFGTALPIPRKRQSRLSSVHHADGRPTRPGMPPIQPTRELLVAQVQDLQAEKVKKAKNMAFAFDIDGVLVHGDRLIPEGKKALEILNGDNELGIKIPHIFLTNGSGKIEKDRCAQLSKILGNPVETDQFIQSHTPMSALAEYYSTVLVVGGEGYRCREVAEQYGFRNIVVPNDIVAWDPTIAPYRVFTDEERATSRPRDFTKICIEAIMVFSDSRDYATDMQIIMDVLRAKNGRLGTVAEDPVAERVPIYFSQGDLLCPTEHPYPRMSQGAFRIGLEAMYKALTGADLERVVYGKPELATYKYADDVLTSWMGELHGEERLPEHIYMIGDNPASDIIGGNMYGWNTCLVRTGVFQGGDNDENNPANFGVFPNVLEAVKKALRNELGQDFKCFFDEKINPVLHGDAADAAAVV from the coding sequence ATGCCCGCCTACGACGACAGCGAACTTCACACCCCAAACTCCCCCAGCACCCTCCGCAAGATGTCCAACATGAATAACGGCGAGGGTAACGGCGAGGGCCACCACGACAGCCTCGCCATTCCCGGCGACGATGCCAACGGCCCTCAGGAGATCCCCGCTACCAGGTCCTCCATCTCAGAGGCCGCAAAGTACATGCACAACCTCAGCGTCTCTCCCTCGATGAGGGACCGACGATCATCCCGAAACTCTTTCGGTACTGCTCTGCCTATCCCCCGCAAGCGTCAGTCGCGCCTCTCCTCCGTTCACCATGCCGACGGTCGACCCACTCGTCCCGGCATGCCCCCGATCCAGCCTACCCGAGAGCTCCTCGTTGCTCAGGTTCAGGACCTCCAGgctgagaaggtcaagaaggccaagaacatGGCCTTTGCCTTCGACATTGATGGTGTTCTCGTCCACGGTGATCGTCTGATCCCCGAGGGTaagaaggctcttgagatcctcaacGGTGACAACGAGCTTGGCATCAAGATCCCTCACATCTTCCTTACCAACGGATCTGGTAAGATCGAGAAGGATCGCTGCGCGCAGCTCTCCAAGATCCTTGGCAACCCTGTCGAGACCGACCAGTTCATCCAGTCTCACACCCCCATGAGTGCTCTGGCTGAGTACTACAGCACAGTCCTCGTCGTCGGTGGTGAGGGCTACCGCTGCCGTGAGGTCGCTGAGCAGTATGGCTTCCGCAACATCGTCGTCCCCAACGACATTGTCGCCTGGGACCCTACCATTGCTCCCTACCGCGTCTTCACTGATGAGGAGCGCGCCACCTCTCGTCCCCGTGACTTCACCAAGATCTGCATCGAGGCTATCATGGTCTTCTCCGACTCGCGAGACTACGCTACAGACATGCAGATCATCATGGACGTCCTCCGCGCAAAGAACGGTCGTCTGGGCACCGTCGCTGAGGACCCCGTTGCCGAGCGCGTTCCTATCTACTTCTCCCAGGGCGATCTTCTCTGCCCCACCGAGCACCCTTACCCTCGTATGTCCCAGGGTGCTTTCCGCATCGGTCTCGAGGCTATGTACAAGGCCCTCACCGGTGCTGACCTCGAGCGTGTCGTCTACGGCAAGCCTGAGTTGGCTACCTACAAGTATGCTGACGATGTTCTGACCTCATGGATGGGCGAGCTCCACGGTGAGGAGCGTCTTCCCGAGCACATCTACATGATCGGCGACAACCCCGCGTCCGACATCATCGGTGGAAACATGTACGGCTGGAACACCTGCTTGGTGCGCACCGGTGTCTTCCAGGGCGGAGACAACGACGAGAACAACCCCGCCAACTTTGGCGTCTTCCCCAACGTTCTGGAAGCCGTCAAGAAGGCTCTCCGCAATGAGCTTGGCCAGGACTTCAAGTGCTTCTtcgatgagaagatcaaccccGTCCTGCACGGTGACGCTGCTGATGCCGCCGCTGTCGTCTAA